A region from the Candidatus Hydrogenedentota bacterium genome encodes:
- a CDS encoding glycosyltransferase family 2 protein → MAGSSRQITIVIPVYCEAGALHENLRAIAEAAGGAGGVDFGMLIVDDGSTDRTWEIVRETAGMMPSVRAIRLSRNFGKEAAIAAGLAHAEGDAVIVMDADLQHPPALIPEMARLWAEEGFDVVDAVKRHRGREAFWYKVSARLFTAALCSLSAFDMRGASDFKLLDRKVVNAWLSMRENVTFYRAMTEWVGFRHAQLPMDVAPRAGGRSSWNFLRLTGLATTALTSFSTKALHIATMAGFLFVLAALVFGGYTVFRWFRGGSLEGFSTVILLQLTVGGILMITLGIIGEYLSTIFREVKSRPRYIIREEL, encoded by the coding sequence ATGGCAGGCAGTTCGAGGCAGATAACAATAGTCATTCCCGTGTATTGCGAGGCCGGCGCCCTGCATGAAAATCTCCGCGCCATAGCGGAGGCCGCAGGCGGTGCCGGGGGTGTTGATTTCGGGATGCTCATTGTTGATGACGGATCCACAGACCGGACTTGGGAAATCGTGCGGGAGACGGCGGGCATGATGCCAAGTGTCCGCGCGATCCGCCTGAGCCGGAACTTTGGCAAAGAGGCCGCCATCGCGGCGGGGCTGGCCCATGCGGAGGGGGATGCCGTCATAGTCATGGATGCGGACCTGCAGCACCCGCCCGCCCTGATCCCGGAAATGGCGCGGCTGTGGGCCGAGGAGGGTTTTGACGTTGTGGACGCGGTGAAACGGCATCGGGGTCGGGAGGCCTTCTGGTACAAGGTTTCAGCCCGCCTGTTCACGGCGGCGCTGTGCAGCCTTTCCGCGTTTGACATGCGGGGCGCGAGCGACTTCAAACTGCTCGACCGGAAGGTTGTCAACGCGTGGCTCTCCATGCGGGAGAACGTCACCTTTTACCGGGCCATGACCGAATGGGTCGGCTTCCGCCACGCGCAGTTGCCCATGGACGTGGCGCCGCGCGCTGGGGGGCGGTCCAGTTGGAACTTTCTCCGCCTGACGGGGCTGGCCACCACGGCCCTGACCTCATTCAGCACGAAAGCCCTGCATATCGCGACAATGGCCGGATTCCTGTTCGTTTTGGCGGCGCTTGTCTTCGGGGGGTACACCGTGTTCCGCTGGTTCCGGGGCGGATCTCTGGAGGGCTTCTCCACGGTCATCCTGCTCCAGCTCACGGTGGGCGGCATTCTTATGATCACCCTCGGCATCATCGGCGAATACCTGTCCACAATTTTCCGGGAGGTGAAAAGCCGCCCCCGCTACATTATCCGGGAGGAGCTATGA
- a CDS encoding transporter substrate-binding domain-containing protein, producing the protein MVLAGGVLALAGAGILFLPVDRSLNRVVSDGVIRIGYAVEAPYAFLKPGGEVSGEAPEVAKVIAAQLGIPRIEWRQMEFDALIPQLEAGRIDVIAAGMFITPERARRVHFSKPTLRVRQGLLTRSGNPLQIHSYAQAVSHPDLKVAVLSGSAEQRLLRRMGLPEDRTVAVPDARTGRVAVESGVAGCLALSLPSVRWLALQGLPGKTEAATELAEDAPLTPVEEAALTAFAFHRKDRRLHAAWDRELEQFIGRPGHLAILQLFGLTPEDLPDNGETGQEDTP; encoded by the coding sequence ATGGTCCTGGCGGGGGGAGTGCTTGCGCTGGCGGGGGCCGGCATCCTTTTCCTCCCCGTGGACCGCTCCCTTAACCGCGTCGTGTCGGACGGCGTCATCCGGATCGGATACGCCGTCGAGGCGCCCTATGCCTTCCTGAAGCCCGGCGGCGAAGTCTCCGGCGAGGCGCCGGAAGTGGCCAAAGTAATCGCCGCCCAACTGGGCATCCCCCGCATCGAATGGCGGCAGATGGAGTTTGACGCCCTGATTCCGCAGTTGGAGGCGGGCCGCATAGACGTGATCGCCGCGGGCATGTTCATCACACCGGAACGGGCGCGCCGTGTCCACTTTTCCAAACCGACCCTCCGCGTGCGCCAGGGCCTGCTCACCCGGTCGGGAAACCCCCTCCAGATTCATTCCTACGCGCAGGCCGTCTCCCACCCGGACCTCAAAGTGGCGGTGCTCTCCGGGTCGGCCGAGCAGCGGCTGCTTCGGCGCATGGGCCTGCCGGAAGACCGCACAGTGGCGGTGCCCGACGCGCGCACGGGCCGCGTGGCGGTGGAGTCGGGCGTTGCGGGCTGTCTCGCCCTCTCCCTGCCCTCGGTGCGGTGGCTGGCGCTCCAGGGATTGCCGGGAAAAACGGAGGCCGCGACAGAACTCGCGGAAGATGCGCCGCTCACCCCCGTGGAGGAGGCCGCCCTCACAGCATTTGCCTTCCACAGGAAGGACCGGCGGCTTCACGCCGCATGGGACAGGGAACTCGAACAATTCATTGGCCGTCCGGGGCATCTCGCCATTCTCCAACTGTTTGGCCTGACCCCTGAAGACCTCCCTGACAACGGGGAAACAGGCCAGGAAGACACGCCATGA
- a CDS encoding class I SAM-dependent methyltransferase, whose protein sequence is MPGLEDTPKAGARPRRTGDTVVIDGGYQHRAMHSGNAVQRFWHHTKKLLIAELLPPDPDDFVIDVGCGSGVITSHLGGLAGKAAGIDGNPLAHEYAVEHFQKGNVSFIKALVDENLALPAPPDKIYCLELIEHIHPEQGLALLRNLRAMSAPGARMLLTTPNYRSLWPVIEWALDRLTSAPQLDGHQHVAHYHPGRLSALAAAGGWEVEDMRTVSFLAPWLASASWRLATRVHYLEAKSGWIPGSIVAGVFRARRCD, encoded by the coding sequence ATGCCGGGCCTGGAAGACACGCCGAAGGCGGGGGCGCGTCCCCGGCGGACGGGGGACACGGTTGTCATAGACGGCGGATACCAGCACCGCGCCATGCATTCTGGAAACGCCGTCCAGCGCTTTTGGCACCACACGAAGAAACTGCTCATCGCGGAGCTGCTGCCTCCGGACCCGGACGATTTTGTCATAGATGTCGGTTGCGGGTCGGGCGTGATCACCAGCCATCTTGGCGGACTTGCGGGAAAGGCGGCGGGGATTGACGGTAATCCCCTGGCGCATGAATACGCCGTGGAGCATTTCCAAAAGGGCAACGTCTCCTTCATCAAGGCACTCGTTGACGAGAACCTGGCCCTGCCCGCGCCGCCGGACAAGATTTACTGCCTTGAACTGATAGAGCACATCCATCCGGAGCAGGGGCTTGCCCTGCTGCGCAACCTGCGCGCGATGTCCGCCCCCGGCGCGCGCATGCTGCTCACCACGCCGAACTACCGGAGCCTTTGGCCGGTCATCGAGTGGGCCCTGGACCGGCTCACAAGCGCCCCGCAACTTGATGGTCACCAGCATGTGGCGCATTATCATCCGGGGCGCCTGTCGGCCCTCGCGGCGGCGGGCGGCTGGGAGGTGGAGGACATGCGCACCGTCTCCTTTTTGGCGCCCTGGCTGGCGTCCGCAAGCTGGCGGCTTGCCACGCGTGTCCATTACCTCGAGGCGAAGTCGGGATGGATTCCGGGCTCAATCGTGGCAGGGGTATTCCGTGCAAGGAGATGTGACTGA
- a CDS encoding PAS domain S-box protein — translation MTKTTKSASKGMPRPGVLFRSRYWTVGAVAVSLLVCALMTTLHFQHGLAMQSALDDLENLRQARIDLGKGFLHLSLDGDASTPFDHEEGLVLLRQAVTALGKSLSRLGRADAETVAAFRDNVARFEGLLDQWRGNDAHDSAQAVELRIAFHELERQADQVDRQVSRGVQEMAGRLDNTYLLALAASAALLAVMCVFVFLGARENMRASAMLRRGEERWRGYIENAPYAVFVTDSQGNYVEVNPEACRVTGYDEAELLTKSIPDLLAPESRETGQESFSALQRDGRVYTELLYATKGGEKRWWSVAAVKLDDTRCLGYANDITENKRAGEQELQAAREWQTTFDSIRDAVWLLDRDFRIVRCNRATEILMGKAMEELMGVECWRVFHGTATPPQMCLAARIRTSMKRETSEQQVDGRWFRAVADPILDANGDLCGVVHSASDITELRQMERNLRRLAAAIEQSANAIIITDTGGIIQYVNPAFEVITGYGQDEALGQHSRMLKSDGHDGAFFRQLWETISGGKTWKGRIISRRKNGGLYTAETSISPVCGTTGEILHYVAVQNDVTREEELERQLHQSQKMEAIGQLAGGVAHDFNNILQAMMGYSQILMDAAQEKGESCEELEEIFKGSVRAAALTRQLLSFSRKQEMCPEPLDFNQAVEDLLKMLRRVIGADIRLEWLPGSLPGLIHADRGMMEQVLMNLCVNARDAMPAGGVITVDTKGVTFDAEYCAAHVWAKPGRFVVLSVADTGCGMDRATMDRIFEPFFTTKAEGKGTGLGLATVYGIVRQHEGMVNVYSEPGKGTTFKVYLPVYGGEDAAMTGPAPKTAPAGGGETILLAEDDEMVRNLAVTVLTRAGYQVLTANDGMEAVALFKQHMDGVSLLLLDIIMPNLGGHEALREMRALRPDVPALFSSGYSEHAVQTDFVLGEGLALIHKPYAPRDLLRAVRDALDKKKT, via the coding sequence ATGACCAAGACGACTAAATCAGCCTCAAAAGGCATGCCGCGCCCCGGCGTCCTGTTCCGTTCCCGGTATTGGACGGTCGGCGCCGTGGCGGTCTCACTCCTCGTGTGCGCGCTCATGACCACGCTGCACTTCCAGCACGGCCTCGCCATGCAGTCCGCGCTGGATGACCTGGAAAACCTGCGGCAGGCGCGGATTGATTTGGGCAAGGGCTTCCTCCATCTCAGCCTGGACGGGGACGCCTCCACGCCTTTTGACCACGAGGAGGGGCTGGTGCTGTTGCGCCAGGCCGTCACCGCCCTCGGCAAATCCCTGTCACGCCTGGGCCGGGCCGACGCGGAAACAGTGGCCGCATTCCGGGACAATGTCGCCAGGTTTGAGGGGCTGCTTGACCAGTGGCGCGGCAACGACGCGCACGACAGCGCCCAGGCGGTGGAACTTCGCATCGCCTTTCATGAACTGGAACGCCAGGCGGACCAGGTGGACAGGCAGGTTTCCCGGGGTGTCCAGGAGATGGCCGGGCGCCTGGACAACACTTATCTTCTGGCGCTCGCCGCATCGGCGGCGCTTCTGGCCGTTATGTGTGTCTTCGTGTTTCTGGGGGCGCGGGAGAACATGCGCGCCTCGGCAATGCTGCGCAGGGGTGAGGAGCGCTGGCGCGGCTACATCGAGAACGCCCCCTATGCCGTCTTCGTCACAGACAGTCAGGGCAATTATGTAGAGGTGAATCCCGAGGCCTGCCGGGTCACCGGTTACGACGAAGCCGAACTGCTCACAAAAAGCATCCCGGACCTTCTGGCGCCTGAATCCCGTGAAACGGGACAGGAATCCTTCAGCGCGCTTCAGAGGGACGGCAGAGTCTACACGGAGCTCCTTTATGCCACAAAGGGGGGGGAGAAAAGGTGGTGGTCCGTCGCGGCCGTCAAACTGGATGACACACGGTGCCTGGGCTACGCCAACGACATCACTGAAAACAAGCGGGCCGGAGAGCAGGAACTCCAGGCCGCGCGGGAATGGCAGACCACCTTCGACTCCATCCGCGACGCCGTGTGGCTTCTCGACCGTGATTTCCGCATCGTCCGCTGCAACAGGGCCACGGAAATTCTCATGGGCAAGGCCATGGAGGAGCTCATGGGCGTGGAGTGCTGGCGGGTCTTCCATGGCACTGCGACACCCCCCCAGATGTGCCTCGCCGCGCGCATCAGGACCTCCATGAAAAGGGAAACCTCCGAACAGCAGGTGGACGGCCGCTGGTTCCGGGCCGTGGCCGACCCCATCCTGGACGCCAACGGGGACTTGTGCGGCGTGGTTCATTCCGCGTCAGACATCACCGAGCTCAGGCAGATGGAAAGAAATTTGCGCCGTCTTGCGGCGGCCATCGAGCAGTCCGCGAACGCCATTATCATCACCGACACCGGCGGGATCATTCAGTATGTCAATCCGGCCTTTGAGGTGATCACCGGATACGGTCAGGATGAGGCGCTGGGACAGCATTCCCGCATGCTGAAAAGCGACGGGCATGACGGGGCTTTCTTCCGCCAACTCTGGGAGACCATCAGCGGGGGCAAAACCTGGAAGGGCCGCATCATCAGCCGCCGCAAAAACGGGGGCCTGTACACGGCGGAGACCAGCATCTCCCCGGTCTGCGGGACGACGGGGGAAATCCTCCACTATGTGGCCGTCCAGAACGATGTCACCAGGGAGGAGGAACTCGAACGCCAACTGCACCAGTCCCAGAAAATGGAGGCCATCGGGCAACTGGCGGGCGGCGTGGCCCACGACTTCAACAACATTCTCCAGGCCATGATGGGGTATTCCCAGATACTGATGGACGCCGCGCAGGAAAAGGGGGAAAGCTGCGAGGAACTCGAGGAGATTTTCAAGGGCTCGGTCCGGGCCGCCGCGCTCACCCGGCAACTGCTCAGCTTCAGCCGCAAGCAGGAGATGTGCCCCGAACCGCTCGACTTCAACCAGGCGGTCGAGGACCTCCTCAAAATGCTGCGGCGCGTCATCGGCGCGGACATCCGCCTGGAATGGCTGCCCGGCAGCCTTCCCGGCCTCATTCACGCCGACCGGGGCATGATGGAGCAGGTGCTCATGAACCTCTGCGTGAACGCCCGCGACGCCATGCCCGCGGGCGGCGTGATTACCGTGGACACAAAGGGCGTCACGTTTGACGCCGAATACTGCGCCGCCCATGTGTGGGCCAAGCCTGGACGTTTTGTCGTGCTGAGCGTGGCCGACACCGGCTGCGGCATGGACCGCGCCACCATGGACCGCATATTCGAGCCCTTCTTCACCACCAAGGCCGAGGGGAAAGGCACGGGGCTGGGCCTGGCCACCGTCTACGGCATCGTGCGCCAGCACGAGGGCATGGTCAACGTCTACAGCGAGCCCGGAAAGGGCACCACCTTCAAGGTCTATCTGCCCGTGTACGGGGGGGAGGACGCCGCCATGACCGGCCCCGCCCCCAAAACGGCGCCCGCCGGGGGCGGCGAGACCATCCTGCTGGCCGAGGACGACGAGATGGTCCGCAACCTGGCCGTCACGGTGCTTACGCGGGCGGGATACCAGGTGCTGACGGCGAACGACGGCATGGAGGCTGTGGCACTCTTCAAGCAGCACATGGACGGCGTCTCGCTGCTGTTGCTCGACATCATCATGCCGAACCTGGGGGGGCACGAGGCGCTCAGGGAGATGCGCGCCCTCCGTCCGGATGTGCCCGCGCTCTTCTCGAGCGGCTACAGCGAGCACGCGGTCCAGACCGATTTCGTGCTTGGCGAGGGCCTGGCCTTAATCCACAAACCCTACGCGCCCCGGGACCTGCTCCGGGCGGTACGGGACGCGCTCGACAAAAAAAAGACGTGA
- a CDS encoding Gfo/Idh/MocA family oxidoreductase — MNTAQVVPRKLSPNGRMNIASIGCGGMGAGDIMSCHKEADKVNVVALCDVDWERAAETFYKIPNAKQYKDYRKMLEEMDSQIDAVVVSTPDHTHAPAAYMAMTMGKHARVQKPLTHTIAEARLLAKVAKETGVVTAMGNQGHSGNGVRELCEMLWAGAIGDVKEAHIWTNRPIWPQGIAKPLKGQPVPETMDWDLWLGAAPVRPYNKGYAPFNWRGWWDFGCGAIGDMACHIMDPAFWSLQLGAAPHYSVEVLEQDRMTKETAPKKSVIKFEFPERDTEVGKMKPVTVYWYDGGLLPKRPEGISADEKLGEGDNGSFFVGTGGVLSSGTYGAASRLLPESKMADYKRPDPTIPRVPDENPYLHWINACLNNTVAMSDFSYAGPLTEVANMGNVALMAGEKIEFDVASMKITNVKGANKYLTKKYRKGFDFMPL, encoded by the coding sequence ATGAACACGGCCCAGGTGGTGCCGCGGAAACTCTCGCCGAACGGCAGGATGAACATCGCAAGCATCGGCTGCGGCGGCATGGGCGCGGGCGACATCATGAGCTGCCACAAGGAGGCGGACAAAGTGAACGTCGTCGCCCTCTGCGACGTGGACTGGGAGCGGGCCGCCGAGACCTTCTACAAGATTCCGAACGCCAAGCAGTACAAGGACTACCGCAAGATGCTCGAGGAGATGGACAGCCAGATTGACGCCGTCGTCGTCTCCACCCCGGACCACACCCATGCCCCCGCCGCCTACATGGCCATGACGATGGGCAAGCACGCCCGCGTCCAGAAGCCGCTGACCCACACCATCGCCGAGGCGCGCCTGCTCGCGAAGGTCGCAAAGGAAACCGGCGTCGTCACCGCCATGGGCAACCAGGGCCACTCCGGCAACGGCGTGCGCGAGCTGTGCGAAATGCTTTGGGCGGGCGCCATCGGCGACGTCAAGGAGGCGCACATCTGGACAAACCGGCCCATCTGGCCCCAGGGCATCGCGAAGCCCCTGAAAGGGCAGCCCGTGCCCGAGACCATGGACTGGGACCTCTGGCTCGGCGCCGCGCCCGTGCGCCCCTACAACAAGGGGTACGCGCCCTTCAACTGGCGCGGCTGGTGGGACTTCGGCTGCGGCGCCATCGGCGACATGGCCTGCCACATCATGGACCCGGCCTTCTGGTCGCTGCAGCTCGGCGCGGCCCCGCACTACTCCGTCGAGGTCCTGGAGCAGGACCGCATGACGAAGGAGACCGCCCCGAAAAAGTCCGTCATCAAGTTCGAGTTCCCCGAGCGCGACACCGAAGTGGGCAAGATGAAGCCCGTGACGGTCTACTGGTACGACGGCGGACTGCTGCCCAAGCGGCCCGAGGGCATCTCCGCGGACGAAAAGCTCGGCGAGGGCGACAACGGCTCCTTCTTCGTCGGCACCGGGGGCGTCCTGAGCTCGGGCACCTACGGCGCGGCGTCGCGCCTGCTGCCCGAGTCGAAAATGGCCGACTACAAGCGTCCCGACCCGACCATCCCGCGCGTCCCCGACGAGAACCCCTACCTCCACTGGATCAACGCCTGCCTGAACAACACCGTGGCCATGTCCGACTTCTCCTACGCCGGACCCCTGACCGAGGTGGCGAACATGGGCAACGTGGCCCTGATGGCCGGCGAGAAAATCGAGTTTGACGTGGCCTCCATGAAGATCACCAACGTCAAGGGCGCCAACAAATACCTCACCAAGAAATACCGCAAGGGCTTCGACTTCATGCCCCTGTGA